The Sabethes cyaneus chromosome 1, idSabCyanKW18_F2, whole genome shotgun sequence DNA segment gattggaacggggattggaacggggattggaacggggattggcacggggattggcacggggattggaacggggattggaacggggatcggcacggggattggaacggggattggaacggggattggaacggggattggaacggggattggaacggggattggcacggggattggcacggggattggaacggggattggaacggggatcggcacggggattggaacggggattggaacgaggattggaacggcgattggcacggggattggaacggggattggaacggggattggaacggggattggaacggggattggtaaggggattggcacggggattggaacggggattggaacggggattggaacggggattggaacggcgattggcacggggattggaacggggattggaacggggattggaacggggattggaacggggattggaacggggattggcacggggattggcacggggattggaacggggattggaacggggatcggcacggggattggaacggggattggaacggggattggaacggcgattggaacggggattggaacggggattggaacggggattggaacggggattggaacggggattggcacggggattggaacggggattggaacggggattggaacggcgattggcacggggattggaacggggattggaacggggattggaacggcgattggcacggggattggaacggggattggaacggggattggaacggggattggaacggggattggtaaggggattggaacggggattggaacgggaattcgaacggggattccaacggggattggaacggggattggaacggggattggcacggggattggaacggggattggcacggggattggcacggggattggaacggggattggaacggggattggaacggggattggaacggggattggaaaggggattggaacggggattggaacggggattggcacggggattggcacggagattggaacggggattggaacggggattggcacggagattggcacggggattggaacggggattggcacggggattggaacggcgattggaacggcgattggaacgggaattggaaTGGCGATTGGAATGAGGAgcggaacaagaaaaaaattacaagaaaaaatctgacatagcctaaccgtaaggagtttattcaagaaatggggaattattttcggttaaaaactattttggttgaaactGAGTGTACTTCATcggataaaaaaatcaaattgaaataacagagttaaaATTTTGGCCTCCCAGCCGGCATTAAGCTACGTTGTATGTGGGaatttcggctgggagaggctgatgTCCATAAAACTGAGTCTCtccgagacgcggcgaggatgTCAGAACTGGATCAATcttcctataatcagcagtaagttgcgtgaatcgcgaggTATGTTCCGTGCAACTTCGCGAATTgcgacgcatattttgcaaattgaacaagcccacaattgaattttttaaagcattatATGCTCTAAGCTCTAAGTTGACGACGCCGACGGGGATTgtacaatcagccccgtacattttcctgtgctctaaacaacagctggctgtgaaatttcaagcttgaatatgtataacaaattttctcctgcggggggtttgaacccccaaacccttcccgtcgctacgcccatggatTAGAGTCTAACGAGTATaacatggcattgcatgctggtaaatgtaaagaaaaaatgtaaccgtttcggtccctgcaTTCCTCTACAAAGAACATGGCTCGAAGATTAATTCGCCGAAATTTATCCTTAATGAAAAACCGCTGCTTTCAACCGGACTCTGTCTGATCTCTTCTGAATTATCATTGGTAAAATGAGCAACACAGGAGTGGTGTCGTCAGAATTTACTTTATTTCATACCATCCCAAAAATGACCTGCATCATCGCTGTATCGTTTCAATCACTTGGATTAACTTGCATAACGATTGTACACGCTCAGTAAAATTACAAATGCACAAGGTCACACTTTGAAAATAATCGAGCATTTTTTGGTTACTATTTGGGACGATGGGCTTTTGGTAACCGCGGTTTTGGTTTCATAGACGCCATCGAATGGTGATTAAAGTGAAAGGACAGCAAAAGTGAGATTCTAGCCAAGTTTGTTATTTTTAGTTAATgggtttttatttaaatttactgGAAAGTTTGTAATTAGCCGAATACCTGGCTACGGCAGTCTTCCGAGAAAATTATCAAAACGGAGATTTGTTGTTTTCGCAACGTTTCGACAGTTTGTTGGTATCATTTGGTAGGGTATGTCGCTGTcccaaatgaaaataactcacgcaaggcattgtcgttattctacagccaggaaaactggcctgacctgcagaaattttgcagaattacatttgtcatgccgtcctacacaaatacatgggcgttagcttcgtaaacattgttgtgatttttagttcggacgatgaaaaattttgatggacggattttaaaacggtacgacgaatttatttatttatttatttgggataattcatctgaccttgtatttgtctacatgaataaaacttaagttaaataaaatcgaaaCTACGTAGCTTGTGCGCAAACAAGTGAGAATTTAagaaatgaagtcagttgcgtaataaTCGCtgtaataatcgcttttcagtgatttcaaagttcacgcatcggaaggtaagtgtgttttagtcaaatcaacacaagaacttttggagtattcattaaattcaaccaacaaatgatgaaaattagaatggcttattggctttccttactacgacggtaattagaaataaaccctatattgTACACATTCTGTCAAAACcatgaaaaatgttatttactaTTAAATTATGTCACTTTCGTACTATACATTCTTTCCTCAGACCACACACTCCGAGCAAGATCGGACACGCAGATATAAGTTTATGTTATGGGACATAAGTTTTCCGTAgctttgtaatttaaatttcacGTTCATCACTATAACtgataaattttattattacgAAACCAAACACtaaagcacagaacagaagtgtaagtagaaatccaaacacgtacatgctactttctacagatactagcgactagtcacttttttccacgaaaacacacgaacgcatacgaatgcacacgaaagcatgtgaaagctgctatgcgattggcagcgagcgttctccttgtcagtgttgccacatattcatctatACTGGAAGGgggaaaaatctttttcatctgtactttttcatccaaaaatcagtaccaaaatctgtaacattaaaaatttttttttgtttagaaaaatttAGTTTGTTAGCATTAAAAATGCACGAGTCTAAAATCATTTGTTTATTTCATGTTGTTTGTACATATCTCTGCTAAACTTAGACATAAATacggtttgttttgttttcattcatactaagaattgcttctctattgatttcaagaaacagcactgagaaaaaagtatgagtttttgacactcaaaaaaatctgtacctatctgtactttttggcaaaaatctgtaatctgtaccgtacagaatctgtaccaaaaaattcggaaaaatctgtacttttccagataaatctgtacatgtggcaacactgctcaCTATGTGTATTGCTGTTATtggcttctatgcgaaaaccttcccaaaaaaaaaaataaaaacaaaaaagactctgttaccagttttgatcgccgaatcgttcggacttccacttctgttctgtgactaAAGTCCACATCCCATTGTACCAATACTTACCAGTTGGCAATTCATTCTTTCAAAAATCGTAATCCTCGTCGGAGTACTGATAATCATCCTCTTCTTCGAGATTGGGCTCATCCTCGATTCCATTTTCcggcgtcgtcatcgtcgtcgttttcGCTTTCTCGGTGGTCCACTCGTAGCTTGCCTCCTGTATGATGATGGTCGTCGTGGTGGCCGCAGGCCGTGCGTAATTCGGATACCTGGTTATCGTAATGGCCGGCTTGAATGGGAAGGTATAATCCGGATTCACGTTATCTCCGCTAGGAGTTGGATGGGTGGTCCTAGGGCTTCGGTCCAGCTGCGGAACGCTGACCGTGGTGAGCTGTGGCCTAGGGCTCGTCGTCGGGCTGACCGTGCTCCCCTTTCGGCGCATGAAACGATCATTCGCCAGGAAGGCATTGATCTGTGGGTGGTACACTCCGTAGGCCGACGGACGGGAGCGCGTTTTGAACACTTCCAGCACTTCTTCGACGTGCAGTTCACCGGGAGCCTGTGGGCTCTTGGTTCGAAGGTATTTCCGGTAGTCCGATTGCACGGGAGACGATTGGCAGTCAATCAAAAAAACTGCTATGAGGAGAGCgatgattttgaacattttCGAGCTGAGTTTGTGCCGAGAACTGAGAACGGAATGCGTTGCACGTTCTGTACTGTGTTGAGATGAGCCAATTCTTATCGCTTCGCGATTGACCTTCACATTTCGGCGTATTTAATGGGAATTAAGTGGAACTTAGTGATTCTTGTGTTGTCAGTCGATGAATTTCGCAGCGAATgtagacaaaaagacgacaaaactgTCGTAATTCGGGTTTTTCCGGATCGATTACGAATGATGCAATGAAGGAAGTTGATAACCAGTTTAACAATGTGACACAAATGGCTGgcttcaaaacaaattttggtATATCCGTAAGTTGAAGGTGAACtggtaaaaacaaaaattcttcaACTTTCAGTGCATCAGAATATGTTTGATTACTTTTTTTTACAAGCTTTAATTATGATTTATGTACATCCTATTTCACTCAAAAATCTACGCTATCCACTTGATTATATCACCTTCGAGCTCCATCTAGTTTTTGGGAAAAAGTTTACGGCATTTACCTTCCCGGAGCACCCGTCCGTTAGTACATCGTATAAGTGACTGCATTGACTGCATTGGAGGTGGGAAAATAGCACGCAATTCTATTTCTAACGGCGGTAAGAAAACCGCGAAAGCCTGATCTGAGCCTGGTGTTTCCGAGCTCTGTCCAACGGCggtggtggtgatggtggtggGTGTGGTCCAATCCGTCCTGACGGACGCTGCCAGCGAGGACCCGTTGGCAGCGATGACAGAAAGCACTGCTAGCACCAGTACGAACATCATTTTTCACTGAGCTGAAGCCGTTGACTAGCTGCTGATGTTTGACCGATCGGAATGGTCATGCACAGTGGTTCGAATTCGAACAAATATTGCATTACAAAAAGTGTATCATTCCAACAAATGTTATTAAtgcttttgaaataattttatcCATATCTGTAGACGAGAATTTTAACTTGGTAGgcaattaaaaaatattcgaaagaATGTTTCTGACCGGTTTTTTTAAGCTTTCGGATCACAGTGCAACGCTGATAATGATAACCCGATCGAGTGCTCCGGTGTTTTTACTCCGacaatcattattttgatttcaaTTTCTAGTAGGTGCAAACGGACTGTGATCCAGTTCCAGAGAAACATGTACTGTTGAACGTTTTTAATCAGTCAATTGTCCAGTGAGTTGAATTGAATAAGAGGTAATAAGAGTCGTATTGACTATTAAAGTGTTGCCATCGTTGCTTAATAAAATTTAGTATCCCTTGAAACTGTTTCACAATTTAGTTATTTGtggaaatttttagcaaaacttggTAAGTAGTTTTTAACACGAAATGTTTGCGGTGTAATTTTGTCACTATATTTGAACTTACTATTGGTAAAACCGGTACTGGGGTtaagattgtttgttttttttttgttgctctcGTTCATTGACTCAGAGAATCTTTAATAGCCTCCTGTACGTGTCATCACGAAGTATATTTAAACCAAGAAACGAGAAATTGGGATCAGTAAATCCCTTGTGTTTCCAGAGAGCAGTCGTACTCCCAGTGGCCGGTGCGagagtgaattgaaaaaaatggaacaaagaaCGTTTCTTCCGGTGTTGTTCTTAATTGTTGTCATAACAAATGGATTGCTAGTGGAACGGATATCTGCAACGTCCGATGATGAGGCAACTATCACTAGTATTAATTTGCGTGGGCCAATTTCTTCCATTTTCGACTCTGGACGACTACCGGCGTGTCCCCATGGGCAAGCATTCGCTGGTGGACGTTGTCGGAAGACGTTAGCCAACGACTGAAAGCTTAGTCGGTGAGAAGATACACGAAGCGTTTAACTTAAAGTGAATAGTTTGGTGGTTATATCCATAAGAAGATTGAATTTACCTTCACAAAGATgcgatttattaaaaaataattaatggTTAGGAACATAACAATTAAAGAAGTAACTAATGACCAACTGTAATACTAACAAAAATGATTAAGGAAATAAAATACTGCTAAATACTATAAGATTGGATtcaattatttaattttattgatCTTTTTCAGGTGTATATGGAAAGGTGTCAATCGTGAAACTGTTGAACCTTATATTGCAaactatattatattatattgctAGCTATCGAATAGGATCTTTAGACTTTAAGGCGTCGTACGAGTCAGTTAAGCGAAATTACTATGGCTAGAATAAAGCTAGAAACAGGTTTTTGCGACGAAATTGCGAAAGTTGATTGGCACCACTCTGGGAAAGTCAAAATCGTTCATCAAaatagcggatgagacctcagccgctttcgcgACGTTGAATAgcctgaagcaaggggatgtacACTCTAACCTGCTATTGAATTTTGCTTTGGAAGATGCGATACGAACAGCAAACGTGACTATCATCTCGAGATCACACATGCTTCACTTGCATGCTGCTCTAGGCTTTTCAAATTGGTACCAGTGAAATCGGGAATCACCAGGAAATTTGTGAGTTCAAACGGTAAGATGGCGTGCGATGTCATTCGTCCAACCAGCCTCCAGTATATTACCAACTACTCAAACCAACTGCCTTTTACACCGACCAATCCGTGGCACCTCGTTCCTTTTCCCTCTCTGTCATCCAGTACACTCACCGGTGATCCTGGCGAATGTAGTAAAAAACATTTTATTGTACACTTCAGGAAAACCTTTCAAAATAGTGTAAATATCAGGATACCATATCCTCCCCTTACGTAAAATAAACTGTTTAAAAACTATAACTATTACTATACTAGACTATTAAAACTATTGATTGCGCGTACctgactattgaaaaattgaaaatacactagaatctcattttacgtccgttcattttacgtgatttcgttttacgtcactttttttacgtccaaaacttgaattaacgtcctctcgttttacgtccgaaatttgaattaacgtccactttttttacgaccgatttgatttacgtccccccaatagtggacgtaaaacgagatttgagtgtaactCTAACTTTATCTAACTAGAAgctcttgc contains these protein-coding regions:
- the LOC128744170 gene encoding uncharacterized protein LOC128744170, with product MFKIIALLIAVFLIDCQSSPVQSDYRKYLRTKSPQAPGELHVEEVLEVFKTRSRPSAYGVYHPQINAFLANDRFMRRKGSTVSPTTSPRPQLTTVSVPQLDRSPRTTHPTPSGDNVNPDYTFPFKPAITITRYPNYARPAATTTTIIIQEASYEWTTEKAKTTTMTTPENGIEDEPNLEEEDDYQYSDEDYDF